The Desulfomicrobium orale DSM 12838 genome includes a window with the following:
- a CDS encoding DUF1844 domain-containing protein → MSEDGQDDLKCVCSDLPQLDFGTFVLSMSSSALVHLGDVPEPESGRIVKNIPAAKQTIDILCMLESKTRGNLTDQESRLLRDMLFELRMKYVQHTD, encoded by the coding sequence ATGAGTGAAGACGGCCAGGATGATCTGAAGTGCGTCTGTTCGGATTTGCCGCAGCTTGATTTCGGCACGTTTGTTCTGTCCATGAGCTCTTCGGCCCTGGTGCATCTGGGAGACGTGCCGGAGCCTGAAAGCGGGCGGATTGTGAAGAACATTCCGGCGGCCAAGCAGACCATCGATATTTTGTGCATGCTGGAGAGCAAAACCAGGGGCAACCTCACCGATCAGGAAAGCCGGTTGCTGCGGGATATGCTTTTTGAGCTGCGCATGAAATACGTGCAGCATACGGACTAG
- the argC gene encoding N-acetyl-gamma-glutamyl-phosphate reductase — translation MKRVGLVGVTGYTGMELVRVLLGHPDMRLTRVTSRKEAGRMLRDIYPFLHGMDAGEIRIAAPDSGFLAEHCDLVFLAVPHGAAMEMAAELREKGARVVDLSADFRLRNRETYESWYKQKHTRPEMLSEAVYGLPELYAREIAEADLVANPGCYPTSAILALYPALRAGLISGDDLVIDSKSGTTGAGRGASVGTLFCEVSDTFRAYNLGRHRHTPEIEQELSLAAGKDIRLSFNTHLLPINRGILTTAYARLSAGAGLEQIRSCYEEFYAHAGWVRLLPDGVLPETRWVRGTNFCDIGLVVDPRTDRLIVVSAIDNLCRGASGQAVANANLMLGLEERSGLPFAPLIP, via the coding sequence ATGAAGCGTGTCGGGCTGGTGGGGGTGACGGGCTATACGGGCATGGAGCTTGTTCGTGTTCTGCTCGGCCATCCGGACATGCGGCTGACACGGGTCACGTCCCGCAAGGAGGCGGGGCGCATGCTGCGGGATATTTATCCGTTTCTGCACGGAATGGATGCGGGAGAGATACGCATCGCCGCGCCGGACAGCGGTTTTCTGGCGGAGCACTGTGATCTGGTTTTTTTGGCCGTTCCTCATGGCGCGGCCATGGAGATGGCCGCAGAGTTGCGGGAAAAAGGAGCGCGGGTGGTGGATCTGAGCGCGGACTTCCGCCTGCGCAACCGGGAAACATACGAAAGCTGGTACAAGCAGAAACATACCCGGCCGGAAATGCTGTCCGAAGCCGTGTACGGTTTGCCGGAGCTCTATGCCCGGGAGATCGCCGAAGCGGATTTGGTGGCCAATCCGGGCTGCTACCCCACCTCCGCCATTCTGGCCCTGTATCCGGCTCTGCGGGCGGGGCTTATTTCGGGAGACGATCTGGTCATCGATTCCAAGTCCGGTACTACGGGCGCGGGGCGGGGGGCCAGCGTGGGTACGCTTTTCTGCGAAGTGTCGGATACGTTTCGGGCCTATAATCTGGGCAGACACCGGCATACTCCCGAGATCGAGCAGGAATTGAGCCTGGCCGCGGGCAAGGACATTCGTCTGTCCTTCAACACGCATCTTTTGCCCATCAATCGGGGCATTCTGACCACGGCCTACGCCAGGCTCTCGGCCGGAGCCGGGCTGGAGCAAATCCGCTCCTGCTACGAAGAATTTTACGCCCACGCGGGATGGGTCCGGCTGCTGCCCGACGGAGTGCTCCCGGAAACACGCTGGGTGCGGGGCACGAACTTCTGCGATATCGGTCTGGTGGTGGATCCGCGTACGGACCGCCTGATCGTGGTTTCGGCCATTGACAATCTGTGCCGGGGCGCGTCCGGCCAGGCCGTGGCCAACGCCAATCTGATGCTCGGTCTTGAGGAACGTTCCGGCCTGCCTTTCGCCCCCCTTATCCCCTGA
- a CDS encoding pyridoxal-phosphate-dependent aminotransferase family protein, with translation MLNKPRLLTPGPTPLPEEVRLALSRDMVHHRKQDFVRVMEGIQPGLQYLFGTSQQVLPLSCSGTGAMYAAVCMLFSPGERVLVVEGGKFGERWREIATAHGLETTSIQLEPGRAVSAEQVRTALAARPEIRGVLVQASETSTGVLHPVRELGEVTAGTDVLLVVDGISAVGVSPCPMDAWNVDCLLTGSQKGLMLPPGLALVSLSSRAWDRAREAHSGNFYFNLLAEKEKNAGNQTLFTSPVNLLQGLAVSLEMFHRETLEAVYRKQWAMTRMVRAGVRSLGLELLAKTHFTWGLTSITLPEGADSGRILKIAAESCGVIMSGGQGAWKKTMLRFGHMGHVDWSDVLAGLYALRKGLVESGGHAASGTYLEDAMEAYEDALKNGYAEEGGDNE, from the coding sequence ATGCTCAACAAGCCGCGTCTGCTCACTCCCGGCCCCACGCCCCTGCCTGAAGAGGTGCGCCTGGCGCTGTCGCGGGACATGGTGCATCATCGCAAGCAGGATTTCGTGCGGGTGATGGAGGGCATCCAGCCCGGTCTGCAGTATCTTTTCGGCACGTCGCAGCAGGTCCTGCCTCTTTCCTGCTCCGGCACCGGCGCCATGTATGCCGCCGTATGCATGCTTTTTTCTCCGGGGGAGCGGGTGCTGGTGGTGGAAGGCGGGAAATTCGGCGAGCGGTGGCGGGAGATCGCCACAGCTCACGGGCTTGAGACCACATCCATACAGCTTGAGCCCGGCCGGGCCGTGTCGGCGGAGCAGGTGCGCACCGCGCTGGCCGCGAGGCCGGAGATCCGTGGCGTGCTGGTGCAGGCTTCGGAAACCTCCACGGGAGTCTTGCATCCCGTGCGGGAACTGGGCGAAGTAACGGCCGGAACGGATGTGCTGCTGGTGGTGGACGGCATCTCGGCCGTGGGTGTTTCGCCCTGCCCCATGGATGCCTGGAACGTGGACTGCCTGCTGACGGGCTCCCAGAAAGGGCTCATGCTGCCGCCGGGACTGGCTCTGGTCAGCCTGAGCTCCCGGGCCTGGGACAGGGCCAGAGAGGCGCATTCCGGCAATTTCTATTTCAATCTGCTGGCCGAAAAGGAAAAGAACGCGGGCAACCAGACGCTTTTCACCTCTCCGGTCAATCTGTTGCAGGGGCTGGCCGTGAGCCTCGAGATGTTCCACAGGGAAACACTGGAGGCCGTATATCGCAAGCAGTGGGCCATGACCCGCATGGTCCGGGCGGGCGTCCGCAGTCTGGGGCTGGAACTTCTGGCCAAGACGCACTTCACTTGGGGACTGACATCCATCACGCTGCCTGAGGGCGCGGACAGCGGACGTATCCTCAAAATCGCAGCCGAGTCCTGCGGAGTGATCATGTCCGGCGGGCAGGGGGCATGGAAAAAGACCATGCTCCGTTTCGGGCACATGGGTCATGTGGACTGGAGTGACGTATTGGCCGGGTTGTACGCCCTGCGCAAAGGGCTGGTGGAATCGGGTGGGCATGCCGCGTCCGGAACGTATCTTGAGGACGCCATGGAAGCCTATGAAGACGCCCTGAAAAACGGCTATGCTGAAGAGGGAGGGGACAATGAGTGA
- a CDS encoding respiratory chain complex I subunit 1 family protein has translation METKTICYVIAAVLLSPIAGGLLAGIDRRLTAWFQGRYGPPILQPFYDVIKLMGKEPAVVNYWQIFCVHVYLLASVLCIALFAMQGDLLMIFFVMTIGAVFMAVGALAVPSPYSQLGAQRELIQMLTYEPLLVIVFVGIYFVTGSFKIADILAYGRPIFLMLPLLYLVLTFALTIKLRKSPFDISTSHHAHQEVVRGVLTEYSGPYLAILEIAHWYDIVLVLAICSLFWSTSWTGIIVLMVATYMAEIVVDNITPRMTWKWMLTYVWAVGISLSFFNMALLFAKPL, from the coding sequence ATGGAAACGAAAACCATATGCTACGTCATTGCCGCGGTTCTTCTCAGCCCCATTGCCGGCGGCCTGCTGGCCGGCATTGATCGTCGTCTGACGGCGTGGTTCCAGGGCCGGTATGGGCCGCCCATCCTTCAGCCCTTCTACGATGTGATCAAGCTCATGGGCAAGGAACCGGCCGTTGTGAACTACTGGCAGATTTTCTGCGTGCATGTGTACCTTCTGGCTTCGGTCCTGTGCATCGCGCTTTTCGCCATGCAGGGTGACCTGCTCATGATCTTTTTTGTCATGACCATCGGCGCCGTGTTCATGGCCGTGGGAGCCCTGGCCGTCCCTTCCCCGTATTCCCAGTTGGGGGCCCAGCGCGAACTGATCCAGATGCTGACCTATGAGCCCCTGCTGGTCATCGTGTTTGTGGGCATCTACTTCGTCACGGGCAGCTTCAAGATCGCGGACATCCTGGCCTACGGCCGGCCCATTTTCCTGATGCTGCCGCTTCTTTATCTGGTGTTGACATTCGCTTTGACCATCAAGCTGCGCAAGTCGCCCTTCGATATCTCGACCAGTCATCACGCCCATCAGGAGGTCGTCCGCGGCGTGCTGACCGAATACTCCGGCCCGTACCTGGCCATACTGGAAATAGCGCACTGGTACGACATCGTGCTCGTCCTGGCCATCTGCAGCCTGTTCTGGAGCACCAGCTGGACCGGAATTATCGTACTCATGGTGGCGACGTACATGGCTGAAATCGTTGTGGACAACATCACGCCCAGAATGACCTGGAAGTGGATGCTGACCTATGTGTGGGCGGTAGGCATCAGTCTGTCGTTTTTTAACATGGCGCTGCTGTTCGCCAAACCCCTCTAG
- a CDS encoding prepilin peptidase, giving the protein MIDILAEPYFFPVSALILGLCLGSFYNVCVHRYLSGQSVLWPASHCPACGHVLSWWENIPLLSYVLLRGRCRSCRQHISWRYPLLELLSGVLAMFFALTYGLTLQWVVYMVFLGIFLVASFIDLHSFTLPDILTYPAALLALSTPLFFPVDWLETVFGALAGAGSFLLLQQAYLRLRKLEALGMGDVKLMLSLGALVGVSGLPVMVLLSSLSALLAFLPALFQSGKGLHMKIPFGPFLCLGAILTLLFGESMLFSIFWT; this is encoded by the coding sequence ATGATTGATATTCTCGCCGAGCCGTATTTTTTTCCCGTGTCCGCCCTGATTCTGGGGCTTTGCCTGGGCAGTTTCTACAATGTCTGCGTGCACCGTTACCTGAGCGGACAGTCTGTGCTCTGGCCGGCGTCTCATTGCCCGGCCTGCGGGCATGTTCTCTCCTGGTGGGAAAATATCCCCCTTCTCTCCTATGTTCTGCTGCGGGGCCGGTGCCGGTCGTGCAGGCAGCATATCTCGTGGCGTTATCCTTTACTGGAACTCCTCTCCGGCGTTCTGGCCATGTTTTTCGCGCTGACATATGGTCTGACCCTGCAGTGGGTCGTGTACATGGTGTTTCTGGGAATTTTTCTGGTGGCCAGCTTCATCGATCTGCACTCGTTTACTCTGCCGGATATCCTGACTTATCCGGCGGCCCTGCTGGCCCTGTCCACACCGCTTTTTTTTCCGGTGGACTGGCTTGAAACCGTGTTTGGAGCTCTTGCTGGCGCGGGCAGCTTTCTGCTGCTGCAGCAGGCATATCTGCGTCTGAGGAAGCTGGAGGCCCTGGGCATGGGGGATGTCAAGCTCATGCTCAGCCTGGGCGCTCTGGTGGGCGTTTCCGGATTGCCCGTCATGGTGCTTCTCTCCTCTCTCTCGGCGCTTCTTGCTTTTCTGCCCGCGTTGTTCCAGTCCGGAAAGGGGCTGCACATGAAGATTCCTTTTGGCCCATTTCTATGTCTGGGAGCGATTCTGACGCTTCTTTTTGGAGAAAGCATGTTGTTTTCGATTTTCTGGACGTAA
- a CDS encoding NADH-quinone oxidoreductase subunit L, protein MLILQMLAISIILPFVTAGLCLINIPTLRTMLVVGTGVTISLASLFLVRGEAFSLTPESFLGIDPDALLAFLDFALLFVILGISYQLRNKLVAGLTLLQLVPLAFLEFFMKPTENMGAALYGDQFSMIMCLIISVIGSLICVYGLSYMKEHEHHLKLETSRQGRFFFFVVLFLGAMNGLVFSNNLLWLYFFWEVTTFCSFMLIKHDGTDIAVKNATRALWMNMLGGVAFVFAMLFFRSQGLPLSLQEIIAAGSTAKLALLPIGFLCFAGFTKAAQVPFQSWLCGAMVAPTPTSALLHSSTMVKAGVYLVIRLAPAFAGTLFSNYVALFGAFTFLMAAVLALSQSNGKKILAYSTISNLGMIIACAGINTPAAMAAAILLIVFHAISKALMFLCVGTIEQKIGSRNIEDMRGLIGVMPVTTLLAVVGIVTMFLPPFGALLSKWMAVEASARLPLVVLMLAIGSALTMVFWGRWLGLLMTSVISEKSMLQEEQSGLVRIPLVSLAVMAVVVSFVAPGLYTSMVLPLLERFYATDLYVAARGVISNNIGMFALYPIFVILALGVTYAVRASSAKRLFRRGAYSTPYVCGLQDADQPARLGFKGPLGVWSDFKTENYYMENLIGEEKISGWVNLVALGILTVLLAGVF, encoded by the coding sequence ATGCTCATCCTGCAGATGCTGGCGATCAGCATCATTCTGCCGTTTGTCACGGCGGGATTATGTCTGATCAATATTCCCACTCTGAGAACCATGCTGGTTGTGGGAACCGGCGTGACAATCTCCTTGGCGTCACTTTTTCTGGTGCGGGGCGAGGCCTTTTCCCTGACTCCTGAGAGTTTTCTCGGGATCGATCCGGATGCACTGCTCGCTTTTCTCGATTTCGCCCTGCTGTTCGTGATTCTGGGCATCAGTTACCAGCTCAGGAATAAACTGGTGGCGGGACTGACCCTGCTACAGCTCGTTCCTCTGGCCTTTCTTGAGTTCTTTATGAAGCCCACGGAAAACATGGGCGCGGCCCTGTACGGAGATCAGTTCTCCATGATCATGTGTCTGATCATTTCCGTCATCGGCTCCCTGATCTGCGTTTACGGCCTGTCCTACATGAAGGAGCACGAGCACCACCTGAAGCTGGAAACTTCGCGGCAAGGCAGGTTTTTCTTTTTCGTGGTCCTCTTTCTGGGGGCCATGAACGGTCTTGTTTTCTCCAACAATCTGCTATGGCTCTATTTTTTCTGGGAAGTCACCACATTTTGCTCCTTCATGCTCATAAAGCATGACGGTACGGACATCGCGGTCAAGAATGCCACCAGAGCCCTGTGGATGAACATGCTGGGCGGTGTGGCCTTTGTTTTCGCCATGCTTTTTTTCCGCTCTCAGGGCCTCCCCCTGTCCCTGCAGGAAATCATCGCGGCCGGTTCCACGGCCAAGCTGGCGCTGTTGCCCATCGGTTTCCTGTGCTTCGCCGGTTTCACCAAGGCCGCCCAGGTACCCTTTCAGAGCTGGCTGTGCGGAGCCATGGTGGCGCCCACGCCGACATCGGCCCTGTTGCACTCGAGCACCATGGTCAAGGCCGGGGTGTACTTGGTCATCCGCTTGGCGCCGGCCTTTGCGGGCACCCTTTTCAGCAACTATGTGGCATTGTTCGGAGCCTTCACCTTCCTGATGGCCGCTGTGCTGGCCCTTTCCCAGAGCAACGGCAAAAAGATTCTGGCCTATTCCACCATCAGCAACCTGGGCATGATCATCGCCTGTGCGGGCATCAACACGCCGGCGGCCATGGCCGCCGCCATTCTGCTCATCGTCTTTCACGCCATTTCCAAGGCACTCATGTTCTTATGCGTGGGCACCATCGAGCAGAAAATCGGCAGCCGTAATATCGAGGACATGCGCGGGTTGATCGGTGTCATGCCGGTGACGACGCTGCTGGCCGTTGTGGGCATCGTAACCATGTTCCTGCCTCCCTTCGGGGCCCTGCTTTCCAAGTGGATGGCCGTGGAGGCTTCGGCGCGTCTGCCTCTGGTGGTGCTCATGCTGGCCATCGGCTCGGCGCTGACCATGGTTTTCTGGGGGCGTTGGCTCGGTCTGCTCATGACCTCCGTTATTTCGGAAAAGAGCATGCTTCAGGAGGAGCAGTCCGGCCTGGTGCGCATCCCCCTGGTCAGTCTGGCGGTCATGGCCGTGGTGGTCAGCTTTGTGGCCCCGGGGCTCTATACATCCATGGTGCTGCCGCTTCTTGAGCGCTTTTACGCTACGGATCTCTATGTTGCGGCACGCGGAGTCATCTCCAACAATATCGGTATGTTCGCCCTGTATCCAATCTTCGTGATCCTCGCTTTGGGCGTCACTTATGCTGTGCGGGCCTCGTCGGCCAAACGCCTTTTCCGGCGCGGGGCCTATTCCACACCCTATGTCTGCGGACTCCAGGATGCGGATCAGCCCGCCCGGCTGGGCTTCAAGGGCCCCTTGGGCGTGTGGTCGGACTTCAAGACCGAAAATTACTACATGGAGAACCTCATCGGCGAGGAGAAAATTTCCGGCTGGGTCAATCTCGTGGCCCTCGGCATACTGACCGTTCTACTGGCGGGAGTGTTCTGA
- a CDS encoding NADH-quinone oxidoreductase subunit B family protein produces MGFFKNFLHKARVKSPWLVHFDCGSCNGCDIEILACLTPVYDVERFGILNIGNPKHADILVVSGAVNYRNAKALKNIYDQMPEPRAVVAVGACGTAGGIFRDSFNVVGGVDKVLPVDVYVPGCPPKPEAIIDGIVLALDRLKECRPGRNDVPLMERLRQAREFYANRKARQVTE; encoded by the coding sequence ATGGGCTTTTTCAAGAACTTTCTGCATAAAGCCAGAGTCAAATCTCCATGGCTCGTCCATTTCGACTGCGGGAGCTGTAACGGCTGCGACATTGAAATTCTGGCCTGTCTGACCCCGGTGTACGATGTGGAGCGGTTCGGCATCCTGAATATCGGCAATCCCAAACACGCGGATATTCTGGTGGTTTCGGGCGCGGTCAATTACCGCAACGCCAAGGCCCTGAAAAATATCTATGATCAGATGCCGGAGCCGCGGGCCGTGGTGGCTGTCGGGGCGTGCGGAACGGCGGGAGGTATTTTTCGCGACTCTTTCAACGTGGTGGGCGGCGTGGACAAGGTTCTTCCCGTGGATGTGTATGTTCCGGGGTGTCCGCCCAAGCCGGAAGCCATCATTGACGGCATTGTCCTGGCCCTGGACCGGCTCAAGGAGTGCCGTCCCGGCAGGAACGATGTTCCGTTGATGGAGAGATTGCGTCAAGCCCGGGAGTTTTACGCCAACAGAAAAGCGC
- a CDS encoding EAL and HDOD domain-containing protein: MTHEKIFVARQPIFTSDKKIWGYELLFRHGEKAQAAMVTDGDQATAQVIADGYAIASAGLRAEAKALINFPRNLLVNLAPYVLPADRCVVEILENVQPEKDVLAACKELKSQGYILALDDFVGQPGFEPLLEIADLVKVDILHKRPAEVAGIARNLARYGVVLLAEKVENQDMFKVCQRLGFTYFQGFFFSKPEIVPGRKLASGETTKIKLLKELASPDTNIDRLEQIIQTDLSISYRLLRYINSAKFGLRTPVESIRRAVSMLGLQNLRQWLQVIVLSDISTTDRAHELVRLSAQRGRFLQLLAEEYSAPFEPDSMFLLGFFSLLDAILDQQMGQVLEEISLDPMLRSVLAKAGNADSEWIILLEKLDRGDWSGLEAGASHLGLPFDLVDKAVMASSTWTHEIMSG; this comes from the coding sequence ATGACCCACGAAAAAATATTTGTGGCCCGCCAGCCGATATTCACCTCGGATAAGAAAATCTGGGGTTATGAACTGCTGTTCCGGCATGGTGAAAAAGCGCAGGCGGCCATGGTGACGGATGGGGATCAGGCGACGGCCCAGGTCATCGCGGATGGTTATGCCATCGCCAGCGCGGGCTTGCGCGCCGAGGCCAAGGCGCTGATCAATTTTCCGCGCAACCTGCTGGTGAATCTCGCTCCCTATGTGTTGCCGGCGGACAGGTGTGTGGTGGAGATTCTGGAGAATGTGCAGCCGGAAAAGGACGTTCTGGCCGCGTGTAAGGAGCTGAAAAGCCAAGGTTATATTCTGGCTCTGGACGACTTCGTCGGCCAGCCCGGATTTGAGCCCCTGCTTGAGATAGCTGATCTCGTCAAAGTGGATATCCTGCACAAACGCCCGGCTGAAGTGGCCGGTATTGCACGGAATCTGGCCAGATACGGGGTCGTTCTGCTGGCGGAGAAGGTGGAAAACCAGGACATGTTCAAGGTCTGTCAGCGCCTCGGGTTCACATATTTTCAGGGATTCTTCTTCAGCAAACCGGAAATCGTCCCCGGGCGCAAGCTTGCCTCGGGAGAAACGACCAAGATCAAGTTGCTGAAGGAACTGGCTTCGCCCGATACCAACATCGACAGGCTCGAACAGATCATCCAGACGGATCTTTCCATCTCCTATCGGCTGCTGCGCTACATCAATTCGGCCAAATTCGGCCTGCGTACTCCCGTGGAATCCATCCGGCGGGCCGTATCCATGCTGGGATTGCAGAATCTTCGCCAGTGGCTGCAGGTCATTGTTCTTTCAGACATCAGCACCACGGACAGGGCCCACGAACTGGTCCGGCTGTCAGCGCAGCGCGGGCGCTTTCTGCAGCTTCTGGCCGAGGAGTACTCCGCGCCGTTTGAGCCCGACAGCATGTTTCTGCTGGGTTTCTTCTCCCTGCTCGACGCCATTCTCGATCAGCAGATGGGGCAGGTGCTGGAAGAGATTTCTCTGGACCCCATGCTCAGGTCCGTCCTTGCCAAGGCTGGGAATGCGGATTCCGAGTGGATCATATTGCTGGAGAAACTGGACCGCGGGGACTGGTCCGGACTGGAGGCCGGAGCGAGCCATCTGGGACTGCCCTTCGACCTCGTGGACAAAGCCGTGATGGCGTCTTCCACTTGGACGCATGAGATCATGTCCGGATGA
- a CDS encoding IS1595-like element ISDeor2 family transposase — protein MKNKYAKRSRISEAKVRQIVKLFAVDLNALQIAEIAGVNRNTANRYLAAFRERIARFCEAESPVQGEVEVDESYFGARRVKGVRGRGAKGKTIVFGLFKREGRVYTEIVPDCSKITLQGIIRGRVKLESIIHSDGWRGYDGLVDLGYQKHFRVEHGNNEFANKNSHINGIESFWAFAKTRLVRFRGLPKHTFYFHLKECEFRFNHRNEDSYKLLLKMLRENPLS, from the coding sequence ATGAAAAACAAGTATGCGAAGCGTTCAAGAATTTCAGAGGCCAAAGTCCGACAAATAGTGAAGCTGTTTGCCGTGGATTTGAATGCCCTGCAGATAGCTGAAATAGCCGGGGTAAATCGTAATACCGCGAACCGTTATCTGGCTGCTTTCCGAGAGAGGATTGCCCGGTTCTGCGAGGCGGAGTCTCCTGTTCAAGGCGAAGTTGAGGTTGATGAAAGCTATTTTGGCGCACGCCGCGTTAAAGGAGTCAGAGGCCGAGGAGCCAAGGGCAAAACCATTGTGTTCGGCTTATTCAAGCGTGAAGGTCGCGTTTATACCGAAATTGTCCCGGACTGTTCAAAAATCACCCTCCAAGGGATCATCCGGGGCCGCGTGAAACTTGAAAGCATTATTCACTCTGATGGCTGGCGCGGCTATGATGGTCTCGTAGACCTAGGCTACCAAAAACACTTCCGGGTTGAGCATGGCAACAATGAATTTGCCAATAAAAACTCACACATTAACGGCATTGAGAGCTTCTGGGCTTTTGCCAAAACACGACTTGTTCGTTTTAGGGGTTTGCCCAAGCACACTTTTTACTTTCATTTGAAAGAATGTGAATTTCGCTTTAACCATAGAAACGAAGATAGTTATAAACTTCTGCTCAAAATGCTCAGAGAAAATCCACTCAGCTAG